AAGGTAACTTACAGCAAAAATGAATTTATAATAAACATGGGTGACAGAATAGACAGTTTCGGCATTGTAATCAGCGGGACAGTGCAGATTCTGAAAGAAGATATCAGCGGCAGGCAGGTTATACTCTCGGCACTCACAGCCGGCGACACGTTTGCTGAGGTGTTTGTCTGCGCAGGCATAAAAAAATCCCCCGTTGCCGTCATGGCGGCAACAGAGGCAGAGGTGGTTTTTATCGATTACGGCAGGGTCGTTCATACCTGCAACAACGCCTGCGAATTTCACTCAAGACTGATACAGAATATGCTCAAGGTGCTGGCCCAGAAAAATCTCTTTATGAACAACAAGATAACCTATCTGACCCTCAAGGGTATGCGTCAGAAAATCGCGTCATACCTGCTCTCACAGATTGAGAAAACAGGCAAAGACCGGTTTGAAATACCCTACAGCCGCACAGAGCTTGCCGATTTTCTCAACGTGGACAGGAGCGCTATGTCAAGAGAGCTTTCGCGAATGAAAAAAGAGGGGCTTATTGATTTCAACAGGAATACGTTCTCTGTTCTCGATAAGCAGGCGCTCTGTGATTTGGTTTGATACTCGTCACTGTCTCAGAAGAATATAATAAACCGCTTGACAACTAAATATCTTATGTTATACTTATTACAAATTAATGAGATGGGTGGAAAGATGCGCTTATAATCTATTTTTCGAGTATAACAGAATTGTTTGTAAAAGTCCGCTTATTTTGCGGGCTGAATTTCTGTTGCCGAAATTTAGATTATAAGCCTTAAAGCTCATATAGGCCCTGATTTTATCAGGGTTAGCTTTGCTTTTCAATAATCTGCTTTAATCTGCTTTCGGCAACGCCGAAGGCAGTTTTTTTTGCTCAGGGAGTGATTTTATGCTATTACAGATAAAAGACCTTAATATTACGCATTTAAAGGATTTAAGAGAAATTCTAAACGGCTTTTCCTTTACGCTCAACCCCGGCGACAAGGCGGTCATAATCGGTGAAGAGGGCAACGGCAAATCAACGCTTCTCAAACTGATTTACGACCCAAAGCTTGTCGAGGATTACGCCGAATATACCGGAGAAATTATCAGGGGCGGCAGTATGGGCTACCTTGCGCAGGAACTGACACAATTTCAAAAACAAATGACCGTTTATGAGTTCTGCTCCGCGTGGCCCGCTTTTTTCAACCTCACGCCGAGGGCACTCGGCGGACATCGCGTCGGAACTTGGAATAAGGGCCGATACGTTTTATTCCGACCAGAAAGTTGGTTCCCTTTCCGGCGGAGAAAAGGTGAAATTACAGCTTGCGTGCATTTTAATGGAGCGCCCGGACATGCTCTTACTCGATGAACCGTCGAACGACCTTGACATAGATACACTTAAATGGCTTGAGGAATTTATAAATTCATGCGGGATTCCGGTTCTTTTTGTCTCTCATGACGAGACGCTTATTGAAAACACCGCAAACGTTGTAATCCACCTTGAACAGGAGCGTCGCAAAACCAAATCCCGCTGGACAGTCGCGAAAATGCCTTACGCGCAGTATATCAGTGAGCGTTTGTCAAGACTTGCCCATCAGGAACAAATAGCACGGAAAGAGCGCAGCGACTATGAAAAAAAGATGATTAAATTTCGTCAGATACAATCGAAAGTGGAACACCGTCAAAAAACAGTTTCGCGTGCCGACCCGCATAGCGGACGGCTTCTTAAAAAGAAAATGAAAGCCGTCAAGTCTATGGGAAGGCGTTTTGAACGCGAGCATGAGAATATGACGCAAATCCCCGACGTCGAAGAGGCAATCATGCTGAAATTCGGGGACGATATCGCCGTTCCGAGCGGTAAAACCATCCTTGATTTTAAACTCGACAGGCTGAGCATTGAAGACCGGATTCTTTCTGAAAATATCGAGCTTTTCGTATCAGGCAGGGACAAGATATGTATAATCGGCAAAAACGGCATCGGCAAGACGACGCTGCTTAAAAAAATCGCCGAAAATCTGCTCGCCCGGCCGGATATTAAAGCTGCCTATATGCCGCAGAATTACGACGATCTTTTGGTTGCAGACAAAACGCCCGTTGAGTTTTTGTCAGTGACGGGCGAAAAGGATGAAATTACAAAAATAAAAACATTTCTCGGCAGCGTCAAATATACCTCCGATGAAATGGAGCACAGGATATCTGAGCTTTCCGGCGGGCAGAAAGCAAAGCTTCTGTTCTTAAAGATGATTTTGGATGGGTGCAACGTGCTTATTCTCGACGAGCCTACAAGAAACTTTTCGCCACTTTCGAACCCGGTCATCAGGGATGTCCTCAAATCGTTCGGAGGGGCAATTATCAGTGTTTCGCACGACAGGAAATATATAAACGAAGTCTGCACCAAGGTTCTGGAGCTGACCCCAAATGGGCTCAATGAGGCAAGAATTTAGTGCAGCAGCAAAGTTAAAAGCGCATTTTATCGGGACGTAATAACCCGGTAAAATGCGCTTTTTGCATTTAAACTTTCAACGGCTATGAAAAAGTTGACATTGTTATGAAATAAATAGTATTATATTGACATAATGTTTGAAATGTGAAGGCAATAATGCCTATTGAGACTAATCTTCTTCTGTTGCTGACAGTTTTCTTGCTTGAAGGGATACCCATTATTCTTTCATTTAGAATTGCTATCAATTTAACAGCAGTCTTTGTGTTTGATAAAAACTGTCTATTTGCATATCTTCCATACTCATAATTTTGGACGGAGGAAATGTATTATGAAAGTATTATTAATCAGCGGAACAAACCACAAAGGCAGCACCTATACTATCGGACGCATGTTGGCCGATAAGCTCAATGCAGATGAAATCAAAGAGGTATTTCTACCAAAGGATATGCCGAAACAATGCCGCGGCTGTACTCGCTGCATAATAGAAGAGGAAGCAAAATGCCCGGACTATTCGTTTATAAAGCCTATTACCGACAGCATAGATGAAGCCGATATATTAATACTTACCTCGCCCGTTTATGTGTTGCATGTAACCGGTCAGATGAAAAGCCTGCTTGACCACTATGCCTACCGGTGGATGGTTCACAGACCGTCAGAAAAAATGTTCTCAAAACAGGCAGTATGTATCTCCACAGCCGGAGGCGCAGGCATGAAATCTACCAACAAAGATATGGCAGACAGCCTGAAATTCTGGGGCGTAGGGCGGATATATACATATGGGGTAGCCGTTGCGGCAACCTCATGGGAATCAGTTTCAGCGAGCAAAAAGCAAAAAATTGAGAAAAAAATCAACCGGATTGCACAGAAATTGAAAAAGCGTCAAAACAATGTGACGCCGTCTTTCAAAGTAAAAGTACTGTTCTATTTAATGCGGATTTTTCAAAAACGCATAAAAATAAACCCAGTTGACTATGATTACTGGGAAGCAAAAGGTTGGCTGGGAAAAAGTCGTCCCTGGAAAACGGCAACTTAAAAATTAAGATTGAGGTTGTGAATAGTCGCTATTCATCTTGATTAATCTGAATGAGGCGGACTGCTATTCAGCGCTGTCCGCCTAAGTGAAATGATACACAAAAGCTATAATAATAAAAAAAACACGCCAAAAGCGTGCTTTTTTTTATGGCTGGGATGGCAGGACTCGAACCTGCGGAATGACGGAGTCAAAGTCCGTTGCCTTACCGACTTGGCTACATCCCAATATGCATAAGAACACGCGGTATTATCCGCGTGTTCAAATTTATTATGGGGTGGGTAATCGGATTCGAACCGATGACCTCCAGGGCCACAACCTGGCACTCTAACCAACTGAGCTATACCCACCATATTTCTTGGCGCGCCTGGAGAGACTCGAACTCCCGACCCACTGCTTAGAAGGCAGTTGCTCTATCCACCTGAGCTACAGGCGCATCCGATACCGCCATCAAGGGCGCAGGAAACAAGCTCCGGCATGACAGCAGAAAAAAATTGGAGCGGGTGATGGGAATCGAACCCACGCGGCCAGCTTGGAAGGCTGGAATTCTACCATTGAACTACACCCGCTTCTCTATAGCTTCGAAACGCTATATGATGCATTTCGTTTGCCGCTTTTTTCGCGGCGATTGTGATTATAACATAACAACCGCCGCATGTCAAGCGCTATTAGCAAAAATATATCGAATTTAGTTACCAGCAAACTTAAAACGCCACAGCAGTAATATTATCCCCGTCGGCAGATAGCGCAACACTTGATATCTTTTCACTGCCGCGTGCGACAAGGATACCGGCAATGCGGTCCTCAACTTCACGGCGCACGTTCTTTCTCAAATCCCTGGCTCCAAACTTGCCGCCATATGATTTTTTAACAAGGGCGTCTATAAGCTTCTCATCCCAGCTTAGCTCAATTTTCTTTAGTGCCATTGATTGTTTTAACTCATCCAACATAAGGCCGGCTATGGCCTTAAAATCGGTCTCTGAGAGAGGATTGAAAACAACTATTTCGTCAACGCGGCTCAGGAATTCCGGTCTCAGGAAATCCGAAAGCGCTTTCATAACCTTTTCCTTAACCATCATCACCGGTTCGCGGTTGAATCCCAGCGAACTGCCCTTGCGGTCAGAGCCTGCGTTTGACGTCATAACTATTACTGTATTCTCAAAGTTAACCGTACGTCCGTGTGCATCCGTTACCCTGCCGTCATCGAGAATCTGAAGCAGGATATTAAGAACATCGGGATGTGCCTTTTCAATCTCGTCGAAAAGTATTACCGAATACGGCTTACGTCTTACCTTTTCTGTGAGCTGGCCGGCTTCATCATATCCGACATATCCCGGAGGTGCGCCGATTATCCTTGAAACCGCATGTTTCTCCATGAATTCGGACATATCAAGCCTTATCAGCGTATCAGGTGTATCAAACAGCTCGGCCGCCAGCACCTTGACCAGTTCGGTCTTGCCAACGCCTG
This DNA window, taken from [Clostridium] cellulosi, encodes the following:
- a CDS encoding flavin reductase (High confidence in function and specificity); amino-acid sequence: MKVLLISGTNHKGSTYTIGRMLADKLNADEIKEVFLPKDMPKQCRGCTRCIIEEEAKCPDYSFIKPITDSIDEADILILTSPVYVLHVTGQMKSLLDHYAYRWMVHRPSEKMFSKQAVCISTAGGAGMKSTNKDMADSLKFWGVGRIYTYGVAVAATSWESVSASKKQKIEKKINRIAQKLKKRQNNVTPSFKVKVLFYLMRIFQKRIKINPVDYDYWEAKGWLGKSRPWKTAT
- a CDS encoding Crp/Fnr family transcriptional regulator (High confidence in function and specificity), translating into MAKISDILLKMSLFEGIRPEELEAILKCLRAKKVTYSKNEFIINMGDRIDSFGIVISGTVQILKEDISGRQVILSALTAGDTFAEVFVCAGIKKSPVAVMAATEAEVVFIDYGRVVHTCNNACEFHSRLIQNMLKVLAQKNLFMNNKITYLTLKGMRQKIASYLLSQIEKTGKDRFEIPYSRTELADFLNVDRSAMSRELSRMKKEGLIDFNRNTFSVLDKQALCDLV
- a CDS encoding putative membrane protein (Hypothetical protein) produces the protein MPIETNLLLLLTVFLLEGIPIILSFRIAINLTAVFVFDKNCLFAYLPYS
- a CDS encoding hypothetical protein (Family membership), with amino-acid sequence MLLQIKDLNITHLKDLREILNGFSFTLNPGDKAVIIGEEGNGKSTLLKLIYDPKLVEDYAEYTGEIIRGGSMGYLAQELTQFQKQMTVYEFCSAWPAFFNLTPRALGGHRVGTWNKGRYVLFRPESWFPFRRRKGEITACVHFNGAPGHALTR
- a CDS encoding hypothetical protein (High confidence in function and specificity), producing MLLLDEPSNDLDIDTLKWLEEFINSCGIPVLFVSHDETLIENTANVVIHLEQERRKTKSRWTVAKMPYAQYISERLSRLAHQEQIARKERSDYEKKMIKFRQIQSKVEHRQKTVSRADPHSGRLLKKKMKAVKSMGRRFEREHENMTQIPDVEEAIMLKFGDDIAVPSGKTILDFKLDRLSIEDRILSENIELFVSGRDKICIIGKNGIGKTTLLKKIAENLLARPDIKAAYMPQNYDDLLVADKTPVEFLSVTGEKDEITKIKTFLGSVKYTSDEMEHRISELSGGQKAKLLFLKMILDGCNVLILDEPTRNFSPLSNPVIRDVLKSFGGAIISVSHDRKYINEVCTKVLELTPNGLNEARI